A stretch of the Desulfuromonas acetoxidans DSM 684 genome encodes the following:
- a CDS encoding cytochrome c3 family protein has translation MLPMHQLWPTMVSVLSLVLCSVVVDAETYSLSAHGNATSGVKRTQGPFPPPEVYAIGNCAHCHEQHASIDDLEPGPDNGGPSAFGLFADTFNTAKLTASSDYQQSDLFCFYCHTDSGSYQDTNGSMVNKDYAETFGGHVNGPTSIMAQFNQVDSGGSNHNLYDIWVYMKNHPEYGANNGGWFTENSDPCTACHNPHLARQNKEHLTDASYATISLPSDHNDQWGDDEFEQMSDYSSIYQAPFYSYSGSHPTDIYSATYEPAAVPYSQADGQLTPDYNTFCLDCHSDTIYSTTQGRNLTIIDWDVERHGIPDAYEVFSRTPFGVRGGYVLSCLDCHEPHGSSNNFLIRRGINGQDVGAVGVVPGDRGNQCRQCHMDDYAYAQGDINDWKYSHHGRGQLSPYSGSMVSSCGCHDYNQDGSHSAPDPIPCERCHYHGAFIPNPAGEFPSTLAPKNAPYYRKMF, from the coding sequence ATGCTTCCTATGCATCAGCTCTGGCCAACGATGGTCAGCGTGTTGTCGCTGGTACTCTGCTCGGTTGTTGTTGACGCAGAAACCTACTCCCTCTCCGCTCACGGTAATGCCACCAGTGGTGTCAAACGCACTCAAGGGCCTTTCCCTCCTCCCGAAGTTTACGCTATCGGCAATTGTGCTCATTGTCATGAGCAGCATGCCAGCATCGACGATCTGGAACCGGGACCGGACAACGGTGGGCCTTCTGCTTTTGGACTGTTCGCTGACACGTTTAATACCGCCAAGCTGACCGCAAGCAGCGACTATCAACAAAGCGACCTGTTCTGTTTTTACTGCCATACCGATAGTGGTAGCTACCAAGACACCAATGGATCCATGGTCAACAAAGACTACGCCGAAACTTTCGGCGGTCACGTCAATGGACCAACGAGTATCATGGCCCAATTTAATCAGGTAGACTCCGGCGGTTCCAACCACAATCTGTATGACATCTGGGTCTACATGAAGAACCACCCGGAATACGGTGCCAACAACGGCGGCTGGTTTACGGAAAATTCCGACCCCTGTACTGCCTGTCATAATCCCCACCTGGCCCGCCAGAACAAAGAGCACCTGACCGATGCCAGTTATGCGACGATCTCTCTACCTTCAGACCATAACGATCAATGGGGGGATGATGAATTTGAGCAGATGAGTGATTATTCGTCCATCTATCAAGCCCCGTTTTATTCCTATAGCGGATCGCATCCGACCGACATTTACAGCGCCACCTATGAGCCGGCTGCCGTTCCCTACTCTCAGGCAGACGGGCAGTTAACACCGGATTACAACACATTCTGCCTCGATTGCCACAGCGATACCATCTACAGCACCACTCAAGGACGCAACCTGACCATCATCGACTGGGATGTGGAACGCCATGGCATTCCCGATGCCTACGAAGTTTTCAGTCGGACCCCTTTCGGGGTGCGCGGGGGGTATGTCCTGTCGTGCCTCGATTGTCACGAACCACACGGCTCGTCCAATAACTTCCTCATCCGCCGCGGCATCAACGGTCAGGATGTCGGCGCCGTTGGTGTGGTTCCGGGAGATCGGGGCAACCAGTGTCGCCAATGTCATATGGACGATTACGCCTATGCCCAGGGCGATATCAACGACTGGAAGTATTCACATCACGGTCGTGGACAACTCAGCCCTTACAGTGGCAGCATGGTATCCAGCTGTGGATGCCATGATTACAATCAGGACGGCAGCCATTCCGCACCGGATCCGATCCCCTGTGAACGATGCCATTACCACGGCGCGTTTATCCCCAACCCGGCAGGAGAATTTCCATCGACGTTGGCACCGAAGAACGCACCGTATTATCGCAAAATGTTTTAG
- the ettA gene encoding energy-dependent translational throttle protein EttA: MSEDSKKIIYSMMKVSKSYNKQPVIKDISLSYFYGAKIGVLGLNGSGKSSLLRIMAGVDKDFNGEAVLSEGYSVGYLEQEPQLDDSKTVRQVVEEGVQETVDLLKEFEEINLKFAEPMDDDAMAALCDRQAQVQDKLDALDAWDLDSRLDLAMDALRCPPADAHVNVLSGGERRRVALCRLLLQKPDILLLDEPTNHLDAETVAWLEQHLQRYEGTVIAVTHDRYFLDNVAGWILELDRGHGIPWKGNYSSWLDQKQKRLQNEEKAESARQRTLQRELEWINMSPKGRHAKSKARISSYEKLLDEGGDSQTRDLEIYIPPGQRLGDIVIEADHVQKAFDGRLLMEDMNFKLPRGGIVGVIGPNGAGKTTLMRMFTGQEQPDSGTLTLGSTVQLGYVDQSRDTLDGDKNIWEEISGGQDMMMLGTREVNSRAYVARFNFSGSDQQKKVGTLSGGERNRVHLAKILSGGANVLLLDEPTNDLDVNTMRSLEEALESFAGCAVVISHDRWFLDRIATHMLAFEGDSQVVWYEGNYSEYEEDRRKRLGRDADQPHRIRYRDLTRA; the protein is encoded by the coding sequence ATGAGTGAAGACAGTAAAAAAATTATTTACAGCATGATGAAGGTCAGCAAAAGCTACAACAAACAGCCCGTCATCAAGGATATCTCGTTGTCCTATTTTTACGGTGCCAAGATCGGGGTTCTGGGTCTTAACGGTTCCGGTAAAAGTAGCCTGCTGCGTATCATGGCCGGTGTGGACAAAGATTTTAACGGCGAAGCTGTGTTGTCCGAAGGCTACTCCGTCGGTTACCTCGAGCAGGAGCCGCAATTGGATGACAGCAAGACCGTTCGTCAGGTGGTGGAAGAGGGTGTTCAGGAGACCGTTGATCTGCTCAAGGAGTTCGAGGAGATCAACCTGAAGTTCGCCGAGCCCATGGATGATGATGCCATGGCCGCCCTGTGTGACCGCCAAGCCCAGGTTCAGGATAAGCTCGATGCGCTGGATGCCTGGGATCTCGATTCCCGCCTCGATCTGGCCATGGACGCGTTGCGCTGCCCACCGGCTGACGCCCATGTCAATGTGCTGTCCGGTGGCGAACGGCGCCGGGTGGCTCTGTGCCGCCTGCTGCTGCAGAAACCGGATATCCTGTTGCTCGATGAGCCCACCAACCATCTCGATGCCGAGACCGTGGCCTGGCTTGAGCAACATCTGCAGCGTTACGAAGGTACGGTCATTGCCGTGACTCACGATCGCTACTTCCTCGACAATGTCGCCGGTTGGATTCTTGAACTGGACCGCGGTCACGGTATTCCTTGGAAAGGCAACTATTCCTCGTGGCTGGATCAGAAGCAAAAGCGTCTTCAGAATGAGGAAAAAGCGGAATCGGCCCGTCAGCGAACCCTGCAGCGTGAGCTGGAGTGGATTAATATGTCACCCAAGGGACGCCACGCCAAGAGCAAAGCCCGCATCAGTTCCTATGAAAAACTGCTTGATGAGGGGGGCGACAGCCAGACCCGTGATCTGGAGATCTATATTCCGCCCGGACAGCGTCTCGGTGATATCGTTATCGAAGCGGATCACGTGCAAAAGGCTTTTGACGGTCGTCTGCTCATGGAGGATATGAACTTCAAACTGCCGCGTGGTGGTATTGTCGGGGTGATTGGTCCCAATGGTGCCGGTAAAACAACCCTGATGCGCATGTTTACCGGTCAGGAACAGCCGGACAGCGGCACCCTGACACTGGGCAGCACCGTTCAACTCGGTTATGTCGATCAAAGCCGCGATACTCTCGACGGCGACAAAAATATCTGGGAAGAGATCAGCGGCGGCCAGGATATGATGATGCTCGGCACCCGCGAGGTGAATTCCCGTGCCTATGTGGCACGCTTCAACTTTTCCGGCAGCGACCAGCAGAAAAAGGTTGGTACCCTGTCCGGTGGTGAGCGTAACCGGGTCCATCTGGCCAAGATACTCAGTGGTGGTGCCAACGTGCTTCTGCTTGATGAACCAACCAATGATCTCGACGTTAACACCATGCGTTCTCTTGAAGAGGCGTTGGAGAGTTTTGCCGGGTGTGCGGTGGTGATCAGCCATGATCGCTGGTTCCTTGACCGAATTGCCACCCATATGCTCGCTTTTGAAGGCGACAGTCAAGTGGTGTGGTACGAGGGCAATTACAGCGAATACGAGGAAGATCGCCGTAAGCGGCTGGGCCGCGATGCTGATCAGCCGCATCGCATCCGTTATCGCGATCTGACGCGTGCCTGA
- a CDS encoding alpha/beta hydrolase: MHIFLSLLPFLLVIVLMAMAIILVTSWRQARKMTCNSWQKRQQRYIERPELHPVQQLEIHRLDARTIELTTVDGETLSALYRPGTNGATIILCHGYKMDCSEMIPIAAMLERYGYGVLLPDLRSHGHSSGELISFGYHEWRDLEAAVEFILTQHPDQTIGLFGNSMGGALALCYTARDPRISAVVAQSPYASIAHTINLSVKRFTGLPAYPFAPLINFFAQRQLQFNSAAVAPLHCIGDISPRAIFLMMGGQDQVVPYEGIFALEKAAGQPVELWFDEQLDHVEFYHRHPQEFEQRVARFFDRTLHHHEVHSKTDSA; this comes from the coding sequence ATGCACATTTTTCTTTCATTACTGCCCTTCTTGCTGGTCATTGTCCTCATGGCCATGGCCATCATTTTGGTCACCTCCTGGCGCCAGGCCCGCAAAATGACATGCAACTCCTGGCAAAAGCGTCAGCAGCGTTATATCGAACGCCCTGAGTTGCACCCGGTGCAACAGCTTGAAATCCATCGCCTGGATGCCCGCACCATTGAATTAACCACGGTGGACGGCGAAACGCTGTCGGCACTGTACCGTCCCGGCACCAATGGAGCAACCATCATCCTGTGCCACGGCTACAAGATGGATTGCAGTGAAATGATTCCGATTGCCGCCATGCTGGAACGCTACGGTTACGGCGTACTGCTGCCGGATCTGCGCAGCCATGGCCACAGCAGCGGCGAACTAATCAGTTTTGGCTACCACGAATGGCGGGACCTTGAAGCGGCGGTCGAGTTCATTCTCACGCAGCATCCCGACCAAACCATCGGCCTGTTCGGCAACTCTATGGGGGGAGCCCTGGCGCTGTGTTATACCGCCCGTGACCCTCGCATTTCAGCAGTCGTCGCCCAATCTCCCTACGCATCCATCGCCCATACCATCAATCTCAGCGTCAAGCGTTTTACCGGGCTGCCCGCCTATCCGTTCGCACCTCTGATCAACTTTTTCGCTCAGCGCCAGCTTCAGTTCAACAGCGCCGCCGTGGCTCCGTTGCATTGTATCGGCGACATCAGCCCACGCGCCATCTTCCTGATGATGGGTGGCCAGGACCAGGTGGTGCCGTATGAAGGAATTTTTGCCCTTGAAAAAGCCGCCGGACAGCCGGTGGAATTATGGTTTGATGAACAGCTTGACCACGTTGAATTCTACCATCGGCATCCGCAGGAGTTTGAGCAACGGGTCGCCCGCTTCTTTGACCGCACCCTGCACCATCACGAAGTTCACAGTAAAACAGATTCTGCCTGA
- a CDS encoding diguanylate cyclase has protein sequence MPVRSFILLLVTALLIVPSPVRAKQTVLEQVVVQLDWKYQFQYAGFIMAREKGFYAKQGLDVSLLEYQPGTNIVHEVLSRNVNYGMHNSSLIVEEKEILPIVLLASYFQRSPLVFVTQPNIKTPADLRGKVIMGTSDELKYSSLALLLSHYNISPQNTSITAEKFSIDDFIDGKVDAMSAFLSNQIYELNQRKVAYNIINPADYGFIMSAANLFTSQEEALKHTGRTRRFLQATNKGWHYAFDHPEETIQIIHNKYAPQKPLDALRFEANVTRELFLLDLYPIGTIKPELTSLTYKQLLSRNIIDSHAPLPAYQFDDVIEKHNQNTAFTTREQQFLDKKKVIRVCVDPEWMPFEGLINGKHYGISADYLSLFQEKLPIPLEVLETSSWQESLDAAKARRCDIFSLAARTPERSTYMDFTHPYVTLPVVIATTMDKIFIDDIGDIIDQPIGVVKGYAIGEQLRAKYPNANIVEVNSISDGLERVESGELYCYVDNLMVIAEQIQKEFTSVIKISGRVDDKVALAIGTRNDQPELLSIFDKLIHTVTPEQEQEIYNRWSSVKQEMGFNYTLFWKIFGVLAFIAGVFSVHYYQLRKYNQRLLVLSETDKLTGLANRLKLDKMLLEQEQLFVRYQIPCGVIIFDIDHFKTVNDTYGHPVGDQVLKEIAQLIRENIRVTDHVGRWGGEEFLIIAPSSNREETEQLADKLLSALRNHQFDQVGTVTASFGVCALRHELSASKVLSLADKALYQAKAEGRNRVISCVSE, from the coding sequence ATGCCGGTTCGCAGTTTTATCTTACTACTTGTTACTGCACTGTTGATTGTGCCGAGCCCGGTCAGGGCAAAGCAAACAGTACTTGAGCAGGTGGTGGTACAACTCGACTGGAAATACCAGTTCCAGTATGCCGGATTCATCATGGCGCGGGAGAAGGGGTTTTATGCCAAACAGGGATTGGACGTCTCCCTGCTCGAATATCAGCCCGGAACCAATATTGTCCATGAGGTGTTGTCGCGTAATGTCAATTACGGCATGCACAACTCCAGCCTGATCGTTGAAGAGAAAGAAATCCTGCCGATTGTTTTACTGGCCTCCTATTTCCAACGCTCGCCACTGGTATTTGTCACCCAACCCAACATAAAAACACCGGCTGATCTCAGAGGAAAAGTAATCATGGGCACCAGTGATGAGCTGAAATACAGCTCCCTGGCGTTACTGCTCAGCCATTACAACATCAGCCCTCAAAACACCAGCATCACTGCCGAGAAGTTCTCCATTGATGATTTTATCGACGGTAAAGTCGATGCGATGAGTGCTTTTCTCTCCAACCAGATCTATGAATTGAACCAGCGTAAAGTCGCCTACAACATCATCAATCCGGCAGACTATGGTTTTATCATGAGCGCCGCCAATCTGTTCACCAGCCAGGAAGAGGCGCTCAAACATACCGGACGCACCCGGCGTTTTCTCCAGGCAACCAACAAGGGCTGGCATTACGCCTTTGATCACCCGGAAGAAACGATCCAGATCATTCACAACAAATATGCACCGCAAAAGCCTTTGGACGCCTTGCGCTTTGAAGCCAACGTCACTCGCGAACTGTTTCTTCTCGATCTGTATCCCATCGGCACTATCAAACCGGAACTGACGTCTCTGACCTACAAACAGTTGTTGTCGCGTAATATCATCGACAGCCACGCCCCGTTGCCGGCCTATCAGTTTGACGATGTCATTGAGAAACACAATCAGAACACCGCGTTCACAACCCGTGAACAGCAGTTTCTCGACAAAAAAAAGGTGATTCGCGTCTGTGTCGATCCCGAATGGATGCCTTTTGAAGGCCTGATTAACGGCAAGCATTACGGAATTTCCGCCGACTACCTCTCCCTGTTTCAGGAGAAATTACCGATTCCGCTTGAAGTTCTCGAAACGTCCTCCTGGCAGGAATCTCTCGATGCGGCAAAAGCACGCCGCTGTGATATTTTTTCCCTGGCGGCAAGAACGCCGGAACGCAGCACCTATATGGACTTCACCCATCCGTATGTCACCCTGCCGGTAGTCATCGCCACTACCATGGATAAAATCTTTATTGACGACATCGGGGATATTATCGACCAGCCCATCGGGGTGGTTAAGGGGTATGCCATTGGCGAACAGTTACGCGCCAAGTATCCAAACGCCAACATTGTCGAAGTGAACTCCATCAGCGATGGTCTGGAGCGGGTGGAAAGCGGCGAGCTCTACTGTTACGTCGACAACCTGATGGTGATTGCGGAACAGATTCAAAAAGAGTTCACCAGTGTCATCAAAATCAGCGGTCGTGTGGACGATAAAGTCGCCCTGGCCATCGGCACCCGCAACGATCAACCCGAATTGCTCAGCATCTTTGACAAGCTGATCCACACCGTGACTCCAGAACAGGAACAGGAGATTTACAACCGCTGGTCCTCCGTCAAACAGGAGATGGGATTCAACTACACGTTATTCTGGAAAATTTTCGGTGTGTTGGCGTTTATCGCCGGTGTGTTCAGCGTCCATTACTACCAGCTACGCAAATACAACCAACGTTTGCTCGTCCTGTCGGAAACCGACAAACTGACCGGACTGGCCAACCGCCTCAAGCTCGACAAAATGCTGTTGGAGCAGGAACAATTATTTGTCCGCTACCAGATCCCGTGCGGTGTCATCATTTTCGATATTGATCATTTCAAAACCGTCAATGACACCTATGGTCACCCGGTGGGAGATCAAGTGCTCAAAGAGATAGCCCAACTCATCCGGGAAAACATCCGGGTCACTGATCACGTAGGGCGCTGGGGCGGAGAAGAATTCTTGATTATTGCGCCAAGCAGCAACCGGGAAGAAACCGAACAACTGGCAGACAAACTGCTTAGTGCCCTGCGCAATCATCAATTTGATCAGGTGGGAACGGTCACCGCCAGTTTCGGCGTCTGCGCTTTACGCCATGAACTAAGCGCCAGTAAAGTGTTGAGTCTGGCCGACAAAGCCCTCTACCAAGCTAAAGCCGAAGGACGCAATCGGGTGATCAGCTGCGTTAGCGAATAA
- a CDS encoding permease, with protein MNLLMAIGENAWQLLLESAPYILFGLLISGVLSTFLTSGMIARHLGSGRVLPVIKAALFGIPLPLCSCGVLPAAVTLKQQGANRGATTAFMIATPESGVDSIAVSYALLDPFLTVVRPVAALISAVAAGIVENLFVVSPHKPMQADDCCCSSTSETRRSLIQGIRYAFTQVWHDMALWFFLGLLLAGLITALVPSSVMEAWLGGGVSSLLIMLAVGIPIYICASASTPIAAALILQGVSPGAALVFLLAGPATNITSLTVLVSILGKRGTAVYLMMVSGGALMCGWLVDQVYRVMAWSPQARLGSGGEWLDPAVEKICVAVLLVVSLPVVANWVQKIVSRCKRVIR; from the coding sequence ATGAATTTATTGATGGCTATCGGCGAAAACGCGTGGCAACTGCTACTTGAATCAGCACCGTATATCTTGTTCGGTCTGCTGATCAGCGGTGTTTTGAGTACGTTTCTGACCAGTGGTATGATCGCCCGCCATCTCGGCTCGGGACGGGTTTTGCCGGTGATTAAGGCAGCCTTGTTCGGCATCCCTTTGCCGCTGTGTTCCTGTGGTGTGCTGCCGGCGGCCGTGACCCTGAAACAGCAGGGTGCCAACCGTGGTGCGACCACAGCCTTCATGATTGCTACGCCTGAGTCCGGGGTTGATTCCATTGCCGTCAGTTATGCTCTGCTGGATCCCTTTCTTACGGTGGTGCGTCCGGTGGCGGCATTGATCAGTGCTGTGGCTGCCGGCATTGTTGAGAATCTGTTTGTTGTTTCGCCCCATAAACCGATGCAGGCGGACGATTGTTGTTGCTCATCCACCAGTGAAACACGGCGCAGTCTGATTCAGGGCATTCGCTATGCCTTTACCCAGGTGTGGCACGATATGGCGCTGTGGTTTTTTCTTGGCCTGTTGTTGGCCGGTCTGATTACGGCTCTGGTTCCGTCGTCAGTGATGGAAGCGTGGTTGGGCGGTGGCGTTTCTTCGCTGCTGATTATGCTGGCGGTGGGCATTCCCATTTATATTTGTGCCAGTGCTTCAACACCGATTGCTGCGGCGCTGATCCTGCAAGGGGTCAGTCCCGGTGCTGCGTTGGTGTTTCTGCTGGCTGGTCCGGCGACCAATATCACGTCACTGACGGTGCTGGTGTCGATTCTCGGCAAGCGCGGAACCGCCGTCTATCTGATGATGGTCAGTGGTGGGGCGCTGATGTGTGGTTGGTTGGTGGATCAGGTGTATCGTGTTATGGCTTGGTCCCCTCAAGCACGTCTCGGTAGCGGTGGCGAGTGGCTTGATCCTGCTGTTGAAAAAATCTGCGTGGCCGTATTGCTGGTGGTGTCGTTGCCGGTTGTTGCCAACTGGGTGCAGAAAATCGTGTCGCGTTGCAAAAGAGTTATTCGCTAA
- a CDS encoding tetratricopeptide repeat protein: protein MKRFLDCFLLILLLMVSLPSGVPGADIPLDVRRQVLAAQQLMDEKLYDQALTALGENKSEQDHYLIDFTRGNIYLLSERPQQALLWLQQVVDKAPDYLPGWLNLAQTQYALELYVAAGTSFERAFTLSDPPRRSLRYNAALCFMQSGEWERAKHLLRQLVALDPQQVELPWRAALVQVYLNLDQPQQALSQLMILVQQTQGAEQRRWREVLVQQYLTLERYDDAISALNRYTEVDGLYPRWWTVLTYAYLERQQYRQALVSLKVVDYLRPLSEQEAQLLGDLHLQLGVPQQAERYYEQLLQQRPDDDSVLTRLAHACLSQHQPQQALQWARQGDNPKLRALRGQLLFRLGHFAEAYEVFSALAGEADSPGSQWLMAGYAAWNGELWSQARRALNHAVTYPAQKEQAQRLLTQLNERP, encoded by the coding sequence ATGAAGAGATTTCTGGACTGTTTTCTCTTGATTCTGCTCCTGATGGTGAGCCTGCCGTCTGGTGTACCTGGGGCCGATATTCCTCTTGATGTGCGACGTCAGGTGTTGGCTGCCCAGCAGTTGATGGATGAAAAGCTCTACGACCAGGCCCTGACGGCTTTGGGGGAGAATAAGAGTGAGCAGGATCACTATTTGATCGACTTTACCCGTGGCAACATTTATTTGCTCAGTGAGCGTCCGCAGCAGGCGTTACTGTGGCTGCAGCAGGTGGTTGATAAAGCGCCGGACTATTTGCCGGGCTGGTTGAATCTGGCCCAGACACAGTACGCACTCGAACTCTATGTTGCGGCAGGTACAAGTTTTGAGCGGGCTTTTACCTTGAGTGATCCGCCCAGACGTTCACTGCGCTATAACGCAGCGCTGTGTTTTATGCAGAGCGGGGAATGGGAGCGGGCAAAACACCTGCTTCGTCAACTGGTGGCTCTTGATCCGCAGCAGGTGGAGCTGCCCTGGCGTGCAGCGCTGGTGCAGGTGTATCTCAATCTTGATCAGCCGCAACAGGCGTTGTCACAACTGATGATTCTGGTGCAACAGACTCAGGGTGCTGAACAACGCCGCTGGCGGGAAGTCCTGGTGCAGCAGTATCTGACTCTTGAGCGCTATGATGATGCGATTAGCGCATTGAACCGCTATACCGAGGTGGATGGTCTTTACCCGCGCTGGTGGACAGTGTTGACCTATGCCTATTTGGAGAGGCAACAATACCGTCAAGCGTTGGTCAGCCTTAAGGTGGTGGATTATCTGCGCCCCCTGTCGGAACAGGAAGCCCAGTTGCTTGGTGACCTGCATCTGCAACTCGGTGTTCCGCAACAGGCCGAGCGTTATTACGAGCAATTGCTGCAACAGCGCCCCGATGATGACAGCGTGTTGACGCGGCTGGCCCATGCCTGCCTTAGTCAGCATCAGCCGCAACAGGCCCTTCAATGGGCTCGTCAGGGAGACAATCCGAAGTTGCGGGCGTTGCGGGGGCAGTTGTTATTTCGCCTAGGTCATTTCGCTGAGGCGTATGAGGTGTTCAGCGCGTTGGCCGGTGAGGCGGACTCTCCCGGTTCTCAGTGGCTGATGGCCGGTTATGCTGCTTGGAACGGTGAGTTGTGGTCGCAGGCCCGTCGGGCATTAAATCATGCGGTGACTTATCCGGCTCAAAAAGAGCAGGCACAGCGGTTACTCACCCAATTGAACGAAAGGCCGTGA
- a CDS encoding energy transducer TonB, whose protein sequence is MRLTQLAEHPLFAWGTAIVATLAINLALFWLLPQLTGQNVETTADLPTSAVQVVRVSPPPSPKKQVAEQKPQPQPQVRKRLTPTQTPQPIPPLLKMNLQLSPQLPSMGDIAMPDVALADVAPVPDVFDSDALDRPLTPLAQSPFIYPLRAKRLGIEGWVKVKLLISTQGAVEQVHILEAQPPEMFETTVERGIRRWRFTPGTVQGKPVRSWVVTTIRFELES, encoded by the coding sequence GTGAGACTGACGCAGCTTGCCGAGCATCCTCTCTTTGCGTGGGGTACCGCGATTGTCGCCACCCTGGCGATCAATCTGGCGCTGTTCTGGCTGTTGCCGCAGTTGACCGGGCAGAACGTTGAAACCACAGCGGATTTGCCGACTTCTGCGGTGCAGGTGGTGCGTGTCTCACCCCCTCCGTCACCGAAAAAGCAGGTGGCGGAGCAAAAACCGCAACCTCAGCCCCAGGTTCGTAAACGGCTCACCCCGACGCAAACCCCTCAGCCGATCCCACCTCTGCTGAAGATGAATCTGCAACTGTCGCCCCAGTTGCCGAGTATGGGCGATATCGCCATGCCCGATGTCGCGCTGGCCGACGTTGCGCCGGTGCCGGACGTCTTCGACAGTGACGCTTTGGATCGACCGTTGACGCCACTGGCCCAATCGCCGTTTATCTATCCGTTACGGGCCAAGCGCCTCGGTATTGAAGGCTGGGTCAAGGTCAAGCTGCTTATCTCCACGCAAGGTGCGGTTGAACAGGTGCATATTCTCGAGGCGCAACCGCCGGAGATGTTTGAAACTACGGTGGAGCGTGGTATTCGTCGCTGGCGGTTCACGCCGGGAACCGTGCAGGGCAAGCCGGTACGCAGTTGGGTCGTGACCACGATCCGTTTTGAGTTGGAGTCGTGA
- a CDS encoding ExbD/TolR family protein — protein sequence MINITSSRRAKRQGLELNIAPLIDMVFILLIFFLVTTSFVRETGIDVQRPTANTAVSKEKATILIAISEDDRIYIEGRMIDVRAIRVHVERALAENPEGSVVIVADRGSRTGTAVEVMDACRQAGAQDVALAAGTPSGSSM from the coding sequence ATGATTAATATCACCTCCAGTCGGCGCGCCAAACGTCAGGGGTTGGAACTCAATATTGCCCCGTTGATCGATATGGTGTTTATTCTGTTGATCTTCTTTCTGGTTACCACCAGTTTTGTCCGTGAGACCGGCATTGACGTGCAACGGCCAACGGCCAATACCGCAGTGAGCAAGGAGAAGGCCACCATCCTGATTGCCATCAGCGAAGATGACCGGATCTACATCGAAGGGCGAATGATCGATGTGCGGGCCATTCGCGTACATGTCGAACGTGCCTTGGCCGAAAACCCCGAAGGCAGCGTGGTGATTGTTGCTGATCGTGGCAGCCGCACCGGCACGGCCGTTGAGGTGATGGATGCCTGCCGTCAGGCCGGAGCGCAGGATGTTGCTCTGGCGGCAGGAACGCCCAGCGGGAGCAGCATGTGA
- a CDS encoding MotA/TolQ/ExbB proton channel family protein has protein sequence MIHALWYPIEDYLSAGGLVMLPLAVVSLLLWALIVHKLVTLKALYRPTKSEDHMVRVLDNAGHAVLSGVQGQLIREFFRRRSGDAQLDSHIVDEASMAVSHPLERGLTLIGVLAAIAPLLGLLGTVVGMIATFNSIAVFGTGNARAMAGGISEALITTQTGLLIAIPGLYMRNFLQRRAGNLKHQVESLALTLKRQLAHGGEL, from the coding sequence ATGATCCATGCGCTGTGGTATCCGATTGAAGATTACTTGAGCGCTGGGGGGCTGGTTATGCTGCCGCTGGCCGTGGTGTCGTTGTTGTTGTGGGCGTTAATTGTTCACAAGCTGGTCACGCTCAAAGCATTGTACCGACCCACCAAAAGTGAGGACCACATGGTGCGGGTTTTGGACAATGCCGGTCATGCTGTGCTGTCGGGCGTTCAGGGGCAGTTGATCCGTGAGTTCTTCCGGCGGCGCAGTGGCGATGCACAGCTTGACAGCCATATTGTTGATGAAGCGAGTATGGCGGTTTCCCATCCCCTGGAGCGTGGCTTGACCTTAATCGGTGTGTTGGCCGCCATTGCGCCGCTGCTCGGTCTGCTCGGCACCGTGGTGGGCATGATAGCCACCTTTAACAGCATTGCCGTATTTGGTACCGGTAATGCTCGGGCGATGGCTGGAGGCATTTCCGAAGCGCTGATCACCACCCAGACCGGTCTGCTGATTGCGATCCCCGGCCTGTACATGCGCAACTTTCTTCAGCGGCGGGCAGGTAATCTCAAGCATCAGGTGGAGTCGCTGGCTCTGACATTGAAACGGCAACTGGCCCACGGAGGAGAGTTATGA